gagttgtgtttaaaataaaacatgccaaGACAgacttgtttacatatttttgcatattacatatttacatataagtGTATGTGTTTAAACAAACACCCAAATCCCAAAGTGTCCACTTTATGTATAATAGAATATGGGAGAATCAGGatggttgacaggtatgatctccatttttttaactgtgaaatgtgcttcacacaggtgagtggggttgacaaaccacctgtagaaccaCTCTTCTCTCTATAACAAAATCCTCCCCCTCCCTACTactctgagcactaacagttaATTAGCATTTGtagtgtgtattgcctcttcttgttgaatcactgaaggtCTCCTCAATTAAAGTAAGCTGCTTTGAACGAAAGCATCCGCTGAATGACTAGATGTTATTGTAATATTTACGTCCAGAGCTTTCCTGGCACCCacagcttctctctctctgtatgtcaGCAGCACAGATGTTCGTGGTGTTTGCCTTTATGGATTATTGTTTGTCTTTGCAGGAGCTTTGTAAAGATTTGCACCACAAGATTGATGTTGTGGATGAAGCGCGATATGACCTTAATATTAAAGTCACCAGAAATGATGCTGAGGTATGTGTACGGAGCATATGTGGGCAACGAAATATGTGCTATTTTCATACTGTTGAAATTAAAAGGTGAATTGACAAaagctaaaataataatgaatcaatgaattaatgaattaattaagaaaacaaaatcgtaaattattaaaactttaagGAAAGGAAATATTTATGGAAATATGTCTCTTTTTACactaattattataaatttgcatttaaGGAAACGTTTAAGGAGATATTTAAATATAAGCCAagaaaatatttgtcatttttaattaaaatttgtaatgaattaattaaaacaatcaaattaaaataaaaaaatatgtgaaactaataaaaatgacacaagatgttaacaaaaatataaaaattcaaaACTATTAACAAAAAgtactaaataaaaatagtacCATAGtactaataatattactaaagtgCATATAATTTGGGATCTGtatgattattaatttttttttttaataaatattaaagtgttttataattacttaagcatttatttatgcgtttgcttttattcattcattcatgtgttcttcggcttagttccttttattaatagggggtcgccacagcggaatgaactgccaacttttcgaCAGTTTTAGCAACTTATCAACTTATCGacagttttatgcagcggatgcccttccagccgcaacccaagtactgggaaacatccatacactgggaagcattcacacacatacactatggccaatttagcttattcaattcacctatagcaaatatatttggactgtgggggaaaccagagcacccggaggaaacccacatgaacacagaacATGCTctacacaaagaaatgccaactgtgttTATGTGAAAAAAATTCACTTTAGATCAGCtaaatatacactgtataaaaatcaTTTTGCTGTCTAAACTTAGTTAAATCAATTTACCTTTTCTAGTCACCTCTACTTaaagtcaaactgactaaaaacgttaagttaaaatgtatataacaaaaaaatgttaaaacctgattatcttttattattaaaataacgtAATCAGTTACTATTAATATAACTTTGAGACTTTTTGTATCATTTTATAGTCTATCTTTACTAAACTACttttaatttatgaatgaatgaatgaatgaatgaatgaatgaatgaatgaatgaatgaatgattgtataTATgtaagtatggatggatggatggatggatggatggatgaatgaatgaatgaatgaatgaatgaatgaatgaatgaatgaatgaatgaatgaatgaatgaatgaatgaacagacatCTAATATCGAATAAAATGTCATGTTATTTTGTTGCCTAAAACAGTGGTGTCTAAGCTCTGTCCTGGGGGGCTGGTattctgctgagtttagctccaacttgcatcaatacacctgccaggaagtttctagtatatctagcaagagcttgattagccagttcaagtgtgtttgataagggATCTCTACACAGGTCCTCCAGGACcgtgtttggacacccctgccctaaaaaattatattatttcaacccaattctggCTGTAATACGGGCTAAACTAATTGctgggtatgtttttttttttttttattaaatgaatatgacccattttaacattaattttaaacaatttatgaCCAAATAACCCATCATTtcttagagcagtgtttctcaaccacgtttctggaggaccacaagctctgcacattttcaatGTCTCCTAAACACACCTGAtacagatcatcagctcattagcaaagaCTGAAAGGCCTGTAATTAGTTTAACaaaagagacatccaaaacatgcagtgttagtgggcctccaggaacgtggttgagaaacactgtcttAGAGTGTACTAACTTCAAATATGTATTAAAACAGTTTCTCAGCCATGTTCCTGGGGACCACCAgctcattttccatgtctcctaaaccaaacacacctgatttagagcAGCAGCACATTAGCAGAGACTTAATGCAGAGATCTGTAATGGGTATGACAGACAAAGGAAAcacccaaaacatgcagtgttggtggtcctccaggaacatggttgagaaacccTATTAAAACCCCATGTATTTTTTTGGTCATCAGATCCTGTCATTAACCCAGAAGATCTATGAGCTGAAGGGCAAAATGAAGCGTCCGAATCTGCGACGGGTGAAGAAGTCAGCAGAGGCCATGCTGGGAGCGTTAACAGACTCCAGAGTCTCCAAAGCAGACTTCAAAGCCAACCTCAAAACAGTGAAAAAAGAGGAGGAAAAGGTAACACTGCAGCTCCAGCACTACAACAAACCTGCTGCTCTCCAGCCTCTGCTTTTCAGCTCCGCTTGTAAAAGTGCTCTGATTTCTTCTGAAAGCCCGGCGGTGATGAAATGTCTGCATTTAAAGCTCAATCTAGTGGGTTTGACTCtcatctctgtgttttctctcTGTCAGAAAGAAGAGGTCACAGACTGGAGGAAGAACGTGGAGGCGATGTCTGGCATGGAGGGCAGGAAGAAGCTTTTCGATGCCGGACAGTAAACAGGGTGAAAACAAAAAACGAGATGCAAGACTCGTGTCGTTTGTTTTGAACTGAAGTCACAGTCTGttgttgttaaagggatagttcacccaaaatttggaagaatgttggaaacctgtaaccattgacttttatatttgattttcctactatggcagtcaatggttaccggttaaTGGTTATGGTTACATCCCAAGAAAATCAAAAAAATCATCAACTGTTCTAATTTTTATCTGATATATGACATTTTTGTCCGCGAACAGATGTGCTGgtgtttttaaaacagttgaattttcataaacattatccaaaaatgacaaatttgtcATCGTTTTACTCACTCTTTCCTTATTTTAAACCTTTCTTTTGTCTGTTaagcacaaaggaagatatttggaagaatgttggaaacctgtagcccATGACTTAtatatgtttttcctactatgggagtcaatggttacaggttttttagctttcttcaaaatatcttcttttgtgtgcagCACAACTCACTCTTTACGTTTTTTCTTGTTCCAAACcgtaatgagtttttttttccatctgttaaacacaaaaaaaaagataatttgaagaatgttgaaaacctgtagccattgacttccatatttgtttttcctattataagagtcaatggttactggttttacattcttcaaaatattttcttttatgttcaacagatgaaaaaaaaaacttgtaaaggtttgaaatgagtaaatgtgtgtacatgatgacagaattgagattttttgggtaaactgtccttttatttgtgcatttgttttgatttgatttgcctGTTTGGCTTGAACACAATATTAAATTATGATTTGCTGCTTATATCAATACAcagttttgttttggtgtttgcTTCTAATTTAATTCACAAAAGTGGTTTATATAAATGATTCATATAGAATTAGAGTTATGCGAAATTAGGTAAGGTGTCTACTTTACTATGGTAAAGTGTTTACTACAGCTTTTACTGTTGTACTTTTTAacttatacataaatataaaatgcttttttttcatttgaaataaaatattaaataaatatcacgTTAAATGTTAAtagaaaaatatgaataaatataagaactttaacttcttttatttcagctaaaatagacaagggaatatttatttaatttccattCGGCTTAGATTATAATTAAACTATAAGTAAACTATaaactctaaaataaaaaataactaaacaatAATGGATGCTTTAAAAGGTGGAAAACACTAAAACTTTgaaactaaaataatttatttaagaaaTTTACACttatgtgattttatatatacatacatatatatatatatatatatatatatatatatatatagagagagagagagagagagagagagagaagatatTAAGATAAGtaagttataaaaaaaagtaaatagatGAGTAAAATAAGATCtaaattgtttattcattcattcaattttttagcttactcccttatttatcagaggtcgccacagaggaatgaaccgacaacttatccagcatatgttttacgcagcagatgtccttccagctgcaacccagtactgggaaacacccatgcactcacattcacacatacactcatacactacagccaaatttGTTTacaatctttggactgtgggggaaaccgaagcacccgaagagaacatgcaaactcagaaatgccaactgacccagccaagacttaaaccagtgaccttgctgcaAGCGACTGTGCCACCCAAAAAACTCATTATacgaaaaaaaaagttaaatattaaaataatgtttaatttacaaatgtattacagaaaaataaatattatttaacattaaaactTTATGTATAGCTGAATACAatctaaatatattttcaaatgacAAAGAAGGGCATCTTGGTACCAAACTCTTACTGTTGTTTTGAATTTTAATCACCCCTGAACGTTATTTTatgctaaattattcatttattttgtcagGCAGCTGTGGCTCGCACGCGATATTGAATTGTGATTTGCTGTGATTAAAATGTGTGCGCGTCGCTGTCCGTGGAGAGAGattagttaataaaacaacaTCATATTCACATCATATCAAATCAACAGTCTAAATATTTGCTTCACATTCAGCCTTGATTGAAACCAATAAGGCTATTGTGTACCCTCGGGTGAGAGCATGCTTAATTTATTAACCGTTTGCCATTATTTGTGGTTTACAAACAGAAAATagataatttttctttttaataaaagcaTATTGGGTGAATTTAGAAGCTGGAGTGGTTCATTAAAAGATTaaacaattgattaaaaacatgctgCAATGCAGCCTGTTGAATGTTGAGTTAGATGCAGTTTAAGTGTTGACCTACAGATGGCGCTTTACAATTACGCCGCATTGACTAAACTTACATTTTAAGCACACCAGGGGGCGACAAAGCCCATTAAATCCCCAATAAATCAGAAACAGTATCCCAAGAATATCAAAAAATCATAAGTTGTCCTAATTTTCAGCTGATATATGACATTTTTGTCCCCGAATAGATGTGGTGCTGTTTATAAAAGGAAGTACAGGGAGGTGAAGGGAAGGAGTTTGGGTGGCACTGCATCCTCTATTACCAGGCAGATGGCAAACCAGCACACAAATGCCATCAGTCATCAAGACCCGAGTCAGCATTTTCAGAAAAAGCTTTAGGTCACAAAAGACTGTTTAAATCAGCAGAGCAAAATCATTTTCAGCTTAACTCGACCAGCGAATCAATACATGGGGATCCTGGGGGGGTTTGATATGCTTTAATTTTTACTGTATATGTAGGAGTTAGTTGGCTACTAATTGAGTGTAATACTTGTGTGGGTGTGCTGGATAtagaaatattaagtaaatatgaAAAAGGTAATACTTAACCTGCTAGCCAGCACTtatggggatttacacctacctaattTTACTGGTAACAGTTCTTGACCAAAGTGAGCTACAAATAAACATTAGGTATAATtgaaatgaagacattttgaGATTCACTATGGACCATCTAGAAAGTTTcgtgctaaaaatatatatatataataaagttatacattatgaagtgaAGAGAACGAAGAAATGTACTGTGTTCTGGCAACTGGAAATTGTGCTGGCAACAACTGAACAGTATAATTACTTGTGTTCCtactatatttattgttattgttgttaatattattattattattattattattattattcattttattgctACTCTTATTAGTAGTATTAAAACACTGGAGAAAAGGGATTTCCTTATACGTATACTAATAGCAATTTTTGCAATAACTAGCTAGCTAGTAGTATAATATACTAActagcaatttttttaaattaagagaTCATTTCAAAAGTCTTTCTTTAAGTCAAAGTTTCTCTTGATTTATTCAATGTAGGCATGGGTTTgtgtaaatttttatttgttgtaatatAAAGGTCTGATGACATTTTCTCCAtagttcaaataaaaatgttgagtttgtttgtttgttcgtttgtttgtttgtttgcttgcttgcttgtttgtttgtttatttgtttgtttgtttgtttgttcgtttgttcgtttCTTTGTTTGATTGTTAGTTCGTTTTTTTTGTTcgtgtttttttgttctttttttttgtttgattatttgtctgctcgtttgtttgcttgtttgtttgctcatttctttgtttctatgtttgtttgtttgtttgtttgtttgttcgttcgtttgaTTGTTTGTTCATTCCTTTGCTCACTTGTTTGCTCGTTTGTTTgctcatttgtgtttttttgtttctttgtttgattgtttgcccgtttgtttgtttgtttttgtttgttcgtttgttcattcgcaCTCGTTCACATTAATTCgctcgttcattcgttcgttcctttgttttgttgttctttccttcgtttgtttgttggtttgttcgtttgtttgttcagttgtttgtttgtttgtttgtttgtttggtcagttgtttgtttgtttgtttgtttgtttgtttgtttgtttgtttgttttgcagaaaatgattaaaaaatatcaaATGGTTTTATTTGTTGTGAAAATCTGGATTATTCCATCAAATGTTGGTTTCCCAACACATCTGAAGATAAAATTGTATACAAACATGTCTgataactgattattttattttatttttattgttgttttaacatatttattttctcaatgccatttttacatgtatattaaatataaacaattaatcagatagatagatagctggataaaaaataaatgaatgaacgaatacaaataaaaatacccTGTATTTTTCCTCCTAGTGGATCAAAGTAACCTTTGTGCATGATCTTAAAGTATGCAGTATCATTTTTTACTATCCTATTAATGCAGGTTTCTCTTTTTTATGATTAGCAGATGGATTCACTTTAGATTGAATACAGATGCCGTCTCTTTGGCAACGTTAGACACATATTGTTCTTCCTCCCTTAAAAAGCACTTCCAAAGGTTCACTGTATCCCGATGCACTGTTTTCAATGCCAGCGAGGTTAAGGATCAGTGTGAAAGACGTTCAGAGATCAAGCAGAGTTATCACATTGTTctgtcattcattttcatccggCTGATAACAGACACTACATGCCTGTAGTATGTGCTGTTTCTTTCTTTTGGGAGATTTCTTACAATATTTACATCCAAGCTCATTACAAAACAGATTAATTTTCTTATCAAATACACTGCACTGACAGCTCATTTCTCACAGCATCTGAAGTGGTTAGTTCAAGACTCAATAAACCCTAACTCAGTCAGATAGCAGATTGGTCAGATAGCGTtacactgctctgattggtcagatgacattACTCTTCTTTTATTGGTCGGATGAAGTTACagtactctgattggtcagatggcattACTCTTCTTTTATTGGTCGGATGAAGTTACagtactctgattggtcagatggcattACTTTTCTTTTATTGGCCACATAGAGTTAcactactctgattggtcagatgacgtTACTCTGCTCTCATTGGTCAGATGACGTtactctgcactgattggtcagatgaccctaatCTGCTCTAACTAGTCAGAAGACTCTACTTTGCTCTTACTGATCaggtctgctctgattggccacatGAAGTTGCTCTACTCTGATAAGTCACGTAGAGTTACACTATTCTGATTTGTCTGTGGTGGCATTACTCTGCTTGgattggtcagatggcatttTTTTCCAATGATTATTCAGatgactctactctgattggtcatctggCATTACTATGCTCTTATTGGTCTGA
The Danio rerio strain Tuebingen ecotype United States chromosome 4, GRCz12tu, whole genome shotgun sequence genome window above contains:
- the tnni4a gene encoding troponin I4a isoform X1; this encodes MTRLPLAQSHARSMKDVNISRTTAKYNKLMKRKKKNKSVSKYSATRRLLLKSKLLKKAEGLLVKEKELKDLERENTLRERAPPLNLSGLSVQELQELCKDLHHKIDVVDEARYDLNIKVTRNDAEILSLTQKIYELKGKMKRPNLRRVKKSAEAMLGALTDSRVSKADFKANLKTVKKEEEKKEEVTDWRKNVEAMSGMEGRKKLFDAGQ
- the tnni4a gene encoding troponin I4a, which codes for MSEGPKKKNKSVSKYSATRRLLLKSKLLKKAEGLLVKEKELKDLERENTLRERAPPLNLSGLSVQELQELCKDLHHKIDVVDEARYDLNIKVTRNDAEILSLTQKIYELKGKMKRPNLRRVKKSAEAMLGALTDSRVSKADFKANLKTVKKEEEKKEEVTDWRKNVEAMSGMEGRKKLFDAGQ